The proteins below come from a single Mytilus edulis chromosome 5, xbMytEdul2.2, whole genome shotgun sequence genomic window:
- the LOC139523109 gene encoding toll-like receptor 4: protein MDFRKMMHTVLGLVCTVVYWLCVLVAATTKGPVNKRVTANYTNKSLTEVPKNLSVHINVLILDQNEIQIIENGTFKNLSVLIKLTINNNKLIILQPSAFDGLDSLQTLELAGNKLNLSVFTPTLFRFIATLRVLDVSRNMNFSDRTSLTHYPDKAFATLINLEDFTIDLAPFPIFGPEFKKMENLQRLEFSHCQVREINNSTFSNFNSSVKYLYLWKCRHFVKVENGTLEPFPHLKVLDISNTYMHPIQAFYLLKPLANSSMEIINFNHVNDESIITNSTYRYEVIITKDLMQYLKTICVEAIDVSNNNIIDFENGSLLTFDRPECLFEISLSKNRFSVFNGHQLNNTIQFFASTSNLWKFEYSYIPLSFINVTEHLDFNMSSIPNDRVITLPSSIKDVEMSHIFRTGEPVLWVIPENTSVRSFDVSFCQTVDQGKILAGSEIDYMDVTGIDSRVIFDTLHLHPLSNLRTLIIEHANLYITSKMQNNIFTFIPRTETLDISHNFLWELNLNIFEHMTKLTYLNLSNNLFRQIPLAITKIPNLKKLDMTNNLLTNINISFQTYFKQLNENHGFTLNLDNNALACDCTNTDFIQWLDKTNVTLDANGTYKCILKNSTEINTHHAALYFNDLYAGCNSKLWLKAVLGVFVAFIVIFFSFMLVYSFRWRISFYLYKRFRNVLEKGIAVNFKYDVFVFYPEGGLSWVKYVLIPKLERKWGLQMCIPDRDFSVGKPIADEIADNIEQSRHIIFLVTSSFKLDLWGEYAIERAKYHHFSQNLQKIIVITKDLETEEIPHELSALWKDIALIEWPMNEKDLENTWNKLKLWLFLNQPNLYLAKLN, encoded by the coding sequence AGCAACAACCAAAGGACCAGTAAACAAAAGAGTGACAGCCAATTATACAAATAAAAGTTTGACAGAGGTGCCAAAAAATCTATCGGTTCACATTAACGTTCTTATCCTTGATCAAAACGAAATACAAATAATCGAAAACGGCACTTTTAAAAATTTAAGTGTACTTATCAAACTAACAATTAATAACAACAAATTGATAATTCTACAGCCTAGCGCATTCGATGGATTAGACTCATTACAAACACTAGAGCTAGCcggaaataaattaaatttatcagTGTTCACTCCAACACTTTTTAGATTTATTGCAACGTTAAGAGTGCTCGACGTCAGTAGAAATATGAATTTTTCTGACCGTACAAGCTTGACGCATTATCCAGATAAAGCGTTTGCTACACTAATAAACTTGGAAGATTTTACTATTGATCTTGCACCATTCCCTATCTTTGGACCGGAATTCAAGAAAATGGAAAATCTTCAAAGATTGGAGTTTAGCCATTGTCAGGTACGAGAAATTAATAACAGCACGTTTTCAAATTTTAACTCAAGTGTTAAATATCTGTATTTGTGGAAATGTCGACATTTCGTAAAAGTAGAAAATGGAACACTAGAACCTTTCCCACATCTGAAAGTGTTAGATATATCAAACACGTACATGCATCCAATCCAAGCTTTCTATCTTCTGAAACCGTTAGCAAATAGTTCTATGgaaattatcaactttaatcatGTAAATGACGAATCAATAATAACCAACAGTACGTACAGGTATGAGGTTATAATTACTAAGGACTTGATGcaatatttgaaaacaatttgtgtGGAGGCTATCGATGTTTCAAACAATAATATTATAGACTTTGAAAATGGATCACTTTTAACATTTGATAGACCAGAATGTCTTTTTGAAATTTCATTGTCTAAAAATCGATTTTCAGTGTTTAACGGACATCAACTTAACAATACAATACAGTTTTTTGCGAGTACCAGTAATCTGTGGAAGTTCGAATATTCATATATACCTTTAAGTTTTATAAATGTCACTGAACATTTAGATTTTAACATGAGTAGTATTCCAAATGACAGGGTCATAACATTACCATCTTCCATAAAAGACGTAGAAATGAGTCATATTTTCCGCACCGGTGAACCTGTATTATGGGTCATACCGGAAAATACAAGTGTAAGAAGTTTCGATGTATCTTTCTGTCAAACTGTTGATCAGGGGAAAATATTGGCCGGTTCAGAAATAGATTATATGGACGTCACAGGAATTGATTCAAGAGTAATTTTCGACACTCTGCATTTGCATCCACTATCAAACCTCAGAACGCTGATAATAGAACACGCAAATTTATACATCACAAGCAAGATGCAGAATAATATTTTCACTTTTATACCAAGAACAGAAACACTTGACATTTCTCACAACTTCTTATGGGAGTTGAATCTTAATATATTTGAACATATGACAAAGTTAACCTATTTGAATCTATCAAATAATCTTTTCAGACAAATTCCTTTGGCgatcacaaaaataccaaatcTTAAGAAACTGGATATGACCAACAACCTTCTAACGAATATAAATATCTCctttcaaacttattttaaacAGTTAAACGAAAACCACGGATTCACACTTAATTTGGACAATAATGCACTTGCATGTGACTGTACAAATACTGACTTTATTCAATGGCTTGATAAAACCAATGTGACACTTGATGCTAATGGAACATATAAATGTATCCTTAAAAATTCAACAGAAATTAATACACATCACGCTGCTTTATATTTCAATGATTTGTATGCAGGATGTAACAGTAAACTGTGGTTAAAAGCAGTACTCGGAGTGTTTGTGGCATTTATtgtgattttcttttcttttatgcTTGTTTACAGTTTCAGATGGAGAATTTCATTTTATCTATACAAACGCTTTAGAAATGTGCTAGAAAAGGGTATTGCTGTAAATTTTAAGtatgatgtttttgtgttctatCCTGAAGGTGGCCTTTCATGGGTAAAATATGTATTAATACCCAAATTAGAAAGAAAATGGGGGCTGCAAATGTGTATACCTGACAGAGATTTTAGTGTAGGAAAACCTATTGCTGATGAAATTGCTGATAACATCGAACAGAGCAGGCATATAATTTTTCTCGTAACTTCTTCTTTCAAACTTGATTTGTGGGGTGAATACGCAATAGAAAGAGCAAAATATCATCACTTTTCACAAAACTTAcagaaaataattgttataacaaaAGATTTAGAGACAGAAGAAATTCCACACGAACTATCTGCGTTGTGGAAAGACATTGCTCTTATTGAATGGCCAATGAACGAAAAAGATCTTGAAAATACATGGAATAAACTCAAACTATGGCTTTTCTTAAATCAGCCTAATTTATACTTAGCCAAACTGAATTAA